A genomic region of Thunnus maccoyii chromosome 13, fThuMac1.1, whole genome shotgun sequence contains the following coding sequences:
- the LOC121910811 gene encoding myotonin-protein kinase isoform X1, whose amino-acid sequence MSTGPGLGALDLAEGPQTTGPVGLQTLLDLLVGVYQEFCSSPFAREKYVSGFLQWAEPLVRQVRKTRIKREDFHILKVIGRGTFSEVAVARMRSTHQVYALKIMNKWDMLRRGETACYQEEREVLLRGDRHWITELHYAFQDDNYLYLVMDYYVGGDLLTLLSKFGDRLTEDMAQFYLAEMVMAIDSVHRLGYVHRDIKPDNILLTAEGHIRLGDFGSCLRLLDDGMVHSSLAVGTPDYLSPEILRAVEGGGGYGPECDWWALGICAYEMLLGTTPFYAESISETYAKIIHFQEYFEFPPSGPEVSDKARSFITGLICEREVRLGRKGLSDFRSHPFFCGLDWGSLHKLPAPFLPEVSNPTDTSNFDILDDCLSEMETLSDVMDRAPIGVHLAFVGYSYTATSQTGAIDRSTDIMMQIDHRRLRECGSLYSPEKLPRDTLSEDLPALLELPLTLEQGPTASTHTTTGEETDQISGLDEDLQRRLHEAERRYCELEKEMERLKGEMQDGKAPKETELSICPASLALPAHCVDAPGDRKRAPPACHYPLVIPLHRHLLLFHRVRLPQVRSESYLLVCAEGGELQAWERQCHTELS is encoded by the exons CGGAGCCCCTGGTGAGGCAGGTGAGGAAGACTCGTATCAAAAGAGAGGACTTTCACATCCTGAAGGTGATTGGCCGAGGCACATTCAGTGAG GTTGCTGTGGCAAGGATGCGAAGCACACATCAAGTGTATGCTCTAAAGATTATGAATAAGTGGGACATGCTGAGGCGAGGAGAG ACAGCATGCTACCAAGAGGAAAGGGAAGTTTTGCTGAGGGGTGACAGACACTGGATCACTGAGTTGCACTATGCCTTTCAGGATGACAACTATCTG TATCTGGTGATGGATTACTATGTTGGGGGGGACCTGCTGACTCTGCTCAGCAAGTTTGGAGACCGGCTCACTGAGGACATGGCTCAATTCTACCTGGCTGAGATGGTCATGGCCATTGACTCTGTCCACAGGCTGGGTTACGTACACAG AGACATCAAACCTGACAATATCCTGCTGACAGCTGAGGGACACATCAGACTCGGGGACTTTGGCTCCTGTCTGAGGCTCCTAGACGACGGGATG GTTCACTCATCCCTTGCAGTCGGGACCCCTGACTATTTGTCTCCAGAGATTTTGAGGGCAGTAGAGGGAGGTGGAGGTTATGGTCCTGAATGTGACTGGTGGGCTCTGGGTATCTGTGCCTATGAGATGCTGCTGGGGACCACACCGTTCTATGCAGAGTCCATCTCTGAAACATATGCAAAGATCATCCACTTTCAG GAGTATTTTGAGTTCCCTCCATCTGGCCCTGAGGTTTCAGACAAGGCTCGCTCCTTCATCACTGGACTCATCTGTGAGAGGGAAGTCCGTCTGGGAAGGAAAGGCTTAAGTGACTTCAGGAGCCATCCTTTCTTCTGTGGACTAGACTGGGGTTCCCTGCATAAACTCCCTGCCCCCTTCCTGCCTGAAGTATCTAATCCAACTGACACCTCCAACTTTGATATTCTGGACGACTGTCTCAGTGAAATG GAGACGCTGTCAGATGTAATGGACAGAGCTCCAATAGGAGTACACTTGGCTTTTGTTGGATATTCTTACACTGCTACCAG TCAGACAGGTGCCATCGACCGCAGCACAGACATCATGATGCAGATTGACCACAGGAGGCTTAGAGAGTGTGGGAGTCTTTATTCCCCAGAGAAACTG CCCAGAGACACGCTATCAGAGGACCTGCCTGCACTGCTGGAGCTCCCACTCACTCTGGAGCAAGGTCCTACTGCATCCACCCACACCACAACCGGAGAGGAGACTGACCAAATATCAGGACTTGATGAAGATTTGCAGAG ACGCTTACatgaagcagagaggagatACTGTGAGCTGgagaaagaaatggagagaCTGAAGGGGGAGATGCAGGATGGGAAAGCCCCCAAGGAGACAG agctgagTATCTGCCCAGCATCTCTTGCTCTGCCTGCCCACTGTGTGGATGCACCAGGGGAT AGGAAGAGAGCGCCCCCAGCCTGCCATTACCCACTGGTGATTCCCCTCCACCGCCACCTGCTCCTGTTCCACAGG GTTCGCCTGCCACAGGTGAGGAGTGAGTCATACCTGCTGGTGTGTGCAGAAGGGGGGGAGCTCCAAGCCTGGGAGAGACAATGTCATACTGAGCTCTCCTGA
- the LOC121910811 gene encoding myotonin-protein kinase isoform X2, whose protein sequence is MSTGPGLGALDLAEGPQTTGPVGLQTLLDLLVGVYQEFCSSPFAREKYVSGFLQWAEPLVRQVRKTRIKREDFHILKVIGRGTFSEVAVARMRSTHQVYALKIMNKWDMLRRGETACYQEEREVLLRGDRHWITELHYAFQDDNYLYLVMDYYVGGDLLTLLSKFGDRLTEDMAQFYLAEMVMAIDSVHRLGYVHRDIKPDNILLTAEGHIRLGDFGSCLRLLDDGMVHSSLAVGTPDYLSPEILRAVEGGGGYGPECDWWALGICAYEMLLGTTPFYAESISETYAKIIHFQEYFEFPPSGPEVSDKARSFITGLICEREVRLGRKGLSDFRSHPFFCGLDWGSLHKLPAPFLPEVSNPTDTSNFDILDDCLSEMETLSDVMDRAPIGVHLAFVGYSYTATSQTGAIDRSTDIMMQIDHRRLRECGSLYSPEKLPRDTLSEDLPALLELPLTLEQGPTASTHTTTGEETDQISGLDEDLQRRLHEAERRYCELEKEMERLKGEMQDGKAPKETEEESAPSLPLPTGDSPPPPPAPVPQGSPATGEE, encoded by the exons CGGAGCCCCTGGTGAGGCAGGTGAGGAAGACTCGTATCAAAAGAGAGGACTTTCACATCCTGAAGGTGATTGGCCGAGGCACATTCAGTGAG GTTGCTGTGGCAAGGATGCGAAGCACACATCAAGTGTATGCTCTAAAGATTATGAATAAGTGGGACATGCTGAGGCGAGGAGAG ACAGCATGCTACCAAGAGGAAAGGGAAGTTTTGCTGAGGGGTGACAGACACTGGATCACTGAGTTGCACTATGCCTTTCAGGATGACAACTATCTG TATCTGGTGATGGATTACTATGTTGGGGGGGACCTGCTGACTCTGCTCAGCAAGTTTGGAGACCGGCTCACTGAGGACATGGCTCAATTCTACCTGGCTGAGATGGTCATGGCCATTGACTCTGTCCACAGGCTGGGTTACGTACACAG AGACATCAAACCTGACAATATCCTGCTGACAGCTGAGGGACACATCAGACTCGGGGACTTTGGCTCCTGTCTGAGGCTCCTAGACGACGGGATG GTTCACTCATCCCTTGCAGTCGGGACCCCTGACTATTTGTCTCCAGAGATTTTGAGGGCAGTAGAGGGAGGTGGAGGTTATGGTCCTGAATGTGACTGGTGGGCTCTGGGTATCTGTGCCTATGAGATGCTGCTGGGGACCACACCGTTCTATGCAGAGTCCATCTCTGAAACATATGCAAAGATCATCCACTTTCAG GAGTATTTTGAGTTCCCTCCATCTGGCCCTGAGGTTTCAGACAAGGCTCGCTCCTTCATCACTGGACTCATCTGTGAGAGGGAAGTCCGTCTGGGAAGGAAAGGCTTAAGTGACTTCAGGAGCCATCCTTTCTTCTGTGGACTAGACTGGGGTTCCCTGCATAAACTCCCTGCCCCCTTCCTGCCTGAAGTATCTAATCCAACTGACACCTCCAACTTTGATATTCTGGACGACTGTCTCAGTGAAATG GAGACGCTGTCAGATGTAATGGACAGAGCTCCAATAGGAGTACACTTGGCTTTTGTTGGATATTCTTACACTGCTACCAG TCAGACAGGTGCCATCGACCGCAGCACAGACATCATGATGCAGATTGACCACAGGAGGCTTAGAGAGTGTGGGAGTCTTTATTCCCCAGAGAAACTG CCCAGAGACACGCTATCAGAGGACCTGCCTGCACTGCTGGAGCTCCCACTCACTCTGGAGCAAGGTCCTACTGCATCCACCCACACCACAACCGGAGAGGAGACTGACCAAATATCAGGACTTGATGAAGATTTGCAGAG ACGCTTACatgaagcagagaggagatACTGTGAGCTGgagaaagaaatggagagaCTGAAGGGGGAGATGCAGGATGGGAAAGCCCCCAAGGAGACAG AGGAAGAGAGCGCCCCCAGCCTGCCATTACCCACTGGTGATTCCCCTCCACCGCCACCTGCTCCTGTTCCACAGG GTTCGCCTGCCACAGGTGAGGAGTGA